The Sander lucioperca isolate FBNREF2018 chromosome 4, SLUC_FBN_1.2, whole genome shotgun sequence DNA segment CTTTGCACTGATGCAGCTATTTGTCACCGTCTCCACCCCCAGGTTGACTGCTGAAGGATTTGATGAAATTGTAGATCCTTGTGCTGTACGGGACAAAGTCTTTCTTGTAGACGATGACAGTTTTGGAGTGATCAGACAGGTAGACGACCTTGTTTGGATCTTCCGGCTCTGGCACCTCTTCTTTCACTAAATTCAAGGAGGaaaagtatttgtatttgttatctATGCAAACTGGGCTGtgggaatatactgtataacaaCTGCGAAAAGGTAGCCATGTCTAAACAAATGTGAGTAATTGATATTGAAAAGGAATGAGATGTTTACTTAATGCAATAAATATTCCCTGCTTGATTAACAAACCTGACAACTATAcataaataataagaaaaaaagtaaagtaagaaGCAACTTATTGAAGCAcattaaaatcttaatctgcaaagtaactatagctgtcagataaatgttgCACGGTAAAAAGTAgctacaatatttccctcagcAATGTAGTGGAATCACAGTATagagcataaaatggaaatattcaagtagaggtaggcctgcacgataaatcgttataaaatcgcgatctcgattcacccctttttttattttttatttaacctttatttaaccaggtaggccgatgagagaacaggttctcatttgcaacgacgacctggcTAAGAAAGCATGAGcaacaacatacagtttcacattcaatacaatacaggaGTACaaaatacaataggctacataaaggctacataaagtgcagattaagtaggcattacaaagctGACACAAACATGTGGATTAAGTAAGCCGAAGGATATGCGAAAGTGATATGGTGATAACGCAGTGTACATTAATAGACAGTCTGTATCACCGCTTAAAGGGTCAAAATACAGATATTGCAAATTGTGGACCAGTTAGTGATTTAGAACAGTTATAACGCAATATAGATAGACAGTCTGTAAGAAGCTAAAACATAGTGAAGAgccaatatacagttagtgcaggttgtggtctagttagtgatgTAGATCACAGATAACACAGTCAACCTGAAAGGACAGCtgaatgtagtaaagagtcaatatacagttagtgcaagtaTAACAGAATTATACAATACATAAGAGTAGAAAATATCAATCAATATacagatttaatttttaaatgattacatttttaaatgactgattttctttttttttctccttcaattaatttattgaaagcatttgacattaacatgttttaattgatttcggctcccaatgaccataaaaacagaataatcgagaaaaataattatttagctcattacattttgaaagtaAACTCTTTACTTATTTTCTTTTgagttctgaatgaaaaaataaagtttaaataggaaaagtaggcctattaaggtaaatttcacagttgtatgtgggtttttttttttactgttgatttatttaacttttcccactgttttttaagttcaataactgcaacatctttccagaagtcaacaagtcatcgtgttaaattatcgtgatttcaatactgaccgaaataatcgtgattatatttttttccataatcaagcagccctaTCTAAAGGTCTGTTTTGAATAGGAACAAACTCAAAGGGAATCACAGAGACAAGCAAGCTATATACACGAGTCAGGGTTTCCTCCAGTAAATGTTGTTCAGCCCGGTGGcaagtggcttttttttttgacgagggcccggctggggccagtcacagactgatggcagcattaatgtacagcacatagtttctgtgataacagaatcatggacgtTATCGCGAAATTGAGAATTTTAAAAGAAGatataagacagattccatagggccctacattaagtcagtgctgaaagctaactggagatttgaaaatacgACTACGTCTAAGTTTAAAACCGAGCcgccccactgtaactgtagcTTAAAAAACGTCTTAAATTAGTTGtattcccagtggcttaggcctgCCTGGTGGAGGGCAACTTTGACCCAGTGGGCCATCAGGCATGCAATACACTGGGGGGAACCGTGTACACGAGTTATTGAACTACTGAAACAGACACGTTTAACAACTCGTTtcaaattcaatttcaaataaTTAGCCGATTaaagcagcagtgtgtgtgtgagtgagtggcTGGTCCTCTCACCTGGCGTGTCCTTAAAGCGCCCTGTGTATCTGAAGTAGGCGTAGGAACCGACCATGGTCCAGATACCAAGAGCGTACACTGCAGACAGTCGTGTGTTCCACTTCAACAGGTCTTTGAAATTCATGACTGCCCTCTGCTCCGCGAAATAGCTTGGTCtgtcttttaatcttttaatgGAAAGGGGTTCAGTTAGCGTTTGCTAGTGCATTCCATAGGGCGCTGCCATGACAGTCAACCCGGAAGTACAACTGATACAAAATGAAAACTTCCGGTCAAAAAGTAATTTAACGTTTGCAAACTTGAACAATTGATATTCTTTTTCAAATATTATATAGCAGACATAAAAGGAGACAAAGTAGAAGGGCTCAGCGGATGTAAATTGCTgggatagatatatatattgctatatttataaattatatatatatatatatatatatatatatatatatatatatatatatatatatatatatatatatatatatatatatatatatatgaccacatatgcgtgtgtgtgtgtgtgtgtgtgcatagacATTCCACAATTTCACACCACTGATTGTAATGCACTGACTTTTTATAGTCGTGCGAATTGCTAGAACCTTGAAATTAAACTTATCCTTTAAATTATAACCCCCCTCTATCAAAAAAAGAACTTCTGAATATTACTTGTTAGTAGTCTGTTTCTTGCTTTATACATGATTTGTGCAACTTGAAATTCAACCAGATCAATGAACTTTAAAGCACGGGAATGTAAAAACAGTAAGTTGGTGTGATCATAATATCCTGCTTTATGAACTGTTATTACggctcctttttttttgtagtgTGATCAGCGGTTGCAGCGTGCTTTTTTAGGCGTTCCCCCAGACCTCCACGCAGTAATTTAAATAAGGTAAACTCTCTCAAACTTATAAacacaaaaaagtaacaaaaatgtcatattGTACGGTGAACTTTTTAAAGAATAATGTATATTAATTTAGTCTCATTGTAATGTTATATTGTTTAATCATCCCCCCtctacattttttattgttattaacattattttttatttatttaaatacgtAGGCCTATTATTGTTTCTCTGGAGCATTATTTTGTACGTGTCTGAAATGTtatttgaatgtatttttttggcaataaagttgtaaaaaaaaataaaaaaaagacgtCGTCACGTAGCGTCCACCGTTATGTATGTCACCTCCCAGTCGAAATTAAACCCACTCCACTCCGTCTGCGGAAGCATACACACGGTAAGGTACCTCTCTTGTTTTCAGGGCTCTAGAGTACGACCATTTTTGACCAAAATTTGTAAGGGTGCGaccatagatatagatatatctatgggtgcgactaagatttttcctaggtcgcacctgtgcacctaacgtcctcgcatccgctgcctctccacGAACGAAGGGATGTCTtttatatcgatatggtttaatgttgcgttacgtgacccatttcttctgtaaagccgtgcctgtgtttggatctctcTCCACGCAGCCCCGCCCCCATTTGTCTacagttttaattgttattaacacagctgtatattgttaagtatgagagggaaacctgtattggtaccagtgtttacgctggtaactctctgttattgcGGCCGCCACGGCGAAAAACACATTGGAAGTTATTAAATGCAACTAACTTCAGTTCGTTGAGTAATAGCGTGAGAcggagcctgctggacctgggcgagagatgtgacccatggccagaatatcatagttcataaaaatacAGCGCAGtgacgatacagacatttcataacCTACACAAGACGTGTAACGCCGCTGACCTGCCAAAGCGCATTCGACCCGTGCTGGACCCAGTCAgtcgtcactctgtgagtagcgtacgcttcagtccatcgcacgatttcggcctttattttgataggaaagctgaagacatgaaaggggagagagaggggggaatgacatgcaggagagcaccgcaggtcggagtcgaacctctatatataccaactgagctatccgggcgtcctctctctcttttaatcagtctgttattgctgttgaaaacaagtgaaggagctttctcagatatatatatattttttaatatatcctaagctatttatttcagataactttctgaatgtgttgcagctgtatattttcaaactggTAAAGGAAActctgtctttgcattttattttaatcgcaatctgttttaataaaagagcttgtgaaaagtggctttgacttaaaactgaacatttagcccacttggtaaaaaaatacagagctaTATATCGTGTATCCCCATTCAGCGTTAATGGCGACGcgaggaaaaatttgggtgcacctaaattttgtgctggtgcacctaaataaaaaagttaggcgcaccagtgcaaccaaagcaaaaagttagtctggagccctgttgATGCTCTCGTGCGCTGCGGTCCAGGTATCGTTCgttcatttgtttttgctttcacatatgaaaacaaaaaaaaacaactcctttttcctagaaaaacgaaaaaaagaaattatgacttgatttttggttttcccgttCTTGCCATTGACATATAAGAGTCTTGCACGGAAAGGAAATCAGAAAAAACACTTGATATTCCGATTTTCCCCTGTGGGTGGTGCTAAATCTGATTGGCAGgatatgcattcattgtttttcaaattaagagtttacccacactgt contains these protein-coding regions:
- the LOC116039691 gene encoding small integral membrane protein 26, with protein sequence MNFKDLLKWNTRLSAVYALGIWTMVGSYAYFRYTGRFKDTPVKEEVPEPEDPNKVVYLSDHSKTVIVYKKDFVPYSTRIYNFIKSFSSQPGGGDGDK